The proteins below come from a single Triticum aestivum cultivar Chinese Spring chromosome 5D, IWGSC CS RefSeq v2.1, whole genome shotgun sequence genomic window:
- the LOC123120388 gene encoding probable serine/threonine-protein kinase PBL8 — translation MGNCGTREENAVVAAHAQVQQVHLLQQSDKNALADRKHTRTSSDVSDPPTPRKIEDAKNISIYNNVIAFTLFELETITKSFRADYVLGEGGFGTVYKGYIDENVRVGLKSLPVAVKVLNKDGHQGHREWLTEVNFLGQLKHPNLVKLIGYCCEDDHRLLVYEFMFRGSLENHLFRKTATPLPWATRMSIALGAAKGLACLHNAERPVIYRDFKTSNILLDSDYTAKLSDFGLAKAGPEGDETHVSTRVMGTYGYAAPEYVMTGHLTARSDVYSFGVVLLELLTGRKSIDKSRASREHSLVDWVRPKLSDKRRLHQIIDPKLEGQYSVRAAHKACSLAYYCLSQNPKARPLMSDVVETLEPLQSGGGSDGAVVQAGGLPDYRVRRGLTGNSVHCRAIPNPKCSPAVPACRVR, via the exons ATGGGGAACTGCGGCACGCGGGAGGAGAATGCCGTCGTCGCCGCGCACGCGCAAG TTCAGCAAGTCCACTTGTTACAACAGTCCGACAAGAATGCTCTTGCAGATAGGAAGCACACCCGCACCTCATCAGATGTGAGTGACCCTCCAACACCTAGGAAAATCGAAGATGCCAAGAACATTTCCATATACAACAATGTGATTGCATTCACGTTGTTTGAGCTTGAAACAATCACAAAGAGCTTTCGGGCCGATTATGTTCTTGGAGAAGGAGGCTTTGGGACTGTTTACAAGGGTTACATAGATGAGAATGTCAGGGTTGGCCTGAAATCACTGCCTGTTGCCGTCAAGGTGCTCAACAAAGATGGACATCAAGGGCACAGAGAATGGCTC ACTGAGGTTAATTTCTTGGGGCAGCTAAAACATCCAAACCTAGTAAAGTTGATTGGATATTGCTGTGAAGATGACCACAGGCTGCTTGTCTATGAGTTCATGTTTCGAGGAAGTCTGGAAAACCACTTGTTTCGAA AGACAGCTACTCCGTTACCCTGGGCAACTAGGATGTCTATTGCACTGGGAGCTGCCAAAGGGTTGGCTTGTCTCCACAATGCTGAAAGGCCTGTTATCTACAGGGATTTCAAGACCTCAAATATTCTGCTGGACTCT GATTATACTGCTAAACTGTCAGACTTTGGCCTGGCAAAAGCTGGCCCAGAAGGTGATGAGACCCATGTATCAACACGGGTGATGGGAACATATGGTTATGCCGCCCCTGAATATGTGATGACTG GTCACTTGACAGCTAGAAGTGATGTCTACAGCTTTGGTGTGGTCCTTCTGGAGCTCCTGACAGGGCGGAAGTCCATCGACAAATCCAGGGCAAGCAGGGAGCACAGCCTAGTTGACTGGGTTCGCCCCAAGCTGAGCGACAAGAGGCGGCTTCACCAAATCATCGACCCAAAACTGGAGGGACAGTATTCAGTGAGAGCAGCTCACAAGGCCTGCAGCCTTGCATACTACTGTCTGAGCCAGAACCCCAAGGCCAGGCCCCTGATGAGCGATGTCGTAGAGACGCTCGAGCCATTGCAGAGTGGCGGTGGGAGCGATGGAGCCGTTGTTCAAGCCGGCGGCCTCCCTGACTATAGAGTTCGCCGCGGCCTGACCGGAAACAGCGTCCACTGCAGGGCCATTCCCAACCCCAAGTGCTCCCCTGCCGTGCCAGCATGCAGGGTGAGGTGA